In Burkholderiales bacterium, the following proteins share a genomic window:
- a CDS encoding site-2 protease family protein, with product MNLVQVIAIYAIPVVLAITLHEAAHGYIAMRFGDLTAYAAGRVSLNPIKHIDPVGTVALPLVLLAVAKLAGGSGMLFGWAKPVPVNFANLRHPKQDMLWVAAAGPLSNLAMALGWAIVAKLALAVPQSYFALPLALTGAAGVFVNVIFMVLNLLPLPPLDGGRILVSLLPHRYAYRFARIERYGFPILLVLLFTGVLSFVLWPLVSGAVWILEHGLSVPLVELIHMAQTS from the coding sequence CTGAATCTCGTTCAGGTCATCGCGATCTACGCGATTCCGGTCGTGCTCGCGATCACGCTGCACGAAGCGGCGCACGGCTACATCGCCATGCGCTTCGGCGACCTGACCGCGTACGCCGCCGGCCGCGTGAGCCTCAACCCGATCAAGCACATCGATCCCGTCGGCACCGTCGCGCTGCCGCTCGTGCTGCTCGCGGTGGCGAAGCTCGCGGGCGGAAGCGGCATGCTGTTCGGCTGGGCGAAGCCCGTGCCGGTCAACTTCGCCAACCTGCGCCATCCGAAGCAGGACATGCTGTGGGTGGCGGCGGCGGGTCCGCTCAGCAATCTCGCGATGGCGCTGGGCTGGGCGATCGTGGCGAAGCTCGCGCTGGCGGTGCCGCAGAGCTATTTCGCGTTGCCGCTCGCGCTCACCGGCGCGGCCGGCGTCTTCGTCAACGTCATCTTCATGGTCCTCAACCTGCTGCCGCTGCCGCCGCTCGACGGCGGGCGCATCCTGGTCTCGCTGCTGCCGCATCGTTACGCCTACAGGTTCGCGCGGATCGAGCGATACGGCTTTCCGATTCTGCTCGTGCTGCTCTTCACCGGCGTGCTCTCTTTCGTGCTGTGGCCGCTCGTGAGCGGAGCGGTGTGGATCCTCGAGCACGGCTTGTCGGTGCCGCTGGTCGAGCTCATTCACATGGCGCAAACGAGTTAG